From Paenibacillus sp. PK3_47, the proteins below share one genomic window:
- a CDS encoding helix-turn-helix domain-containing protein: MNKYGYKKTIFNHLVLSYTILSVVLIGTMGGYWYTQANRMMDQEIAKDNVTRLNAVQSFIEQTLLKKYEDNLQNKALSINFIQSNGNLSVLLYGGWKGNLSRAAAFNDDLEFFKVENAGVTNVSVYFPGNDYVVDADQFYMNTAHSLESDFYYEISRMPLKKWMSRTNANGEQVISYIIKLPYQIPSVKAAGYFIVDVGVNYLQTVVAPMLSSRDDKLLVLDGEGQALFAIGSGSSRIDQVLQEVLGSDSFQERRMKEDGVPGVVSRLPAAHSAHEWTYAMYRPTHTLELFTEHLKTGLYTASAIIILFGLIISFLFSKQLYVPIKQLMAKIGSFQPAQLHVSRENEYVIIGDTFSLMNDKIVDLKCQARKNELVNLLLGVSQSEEHQEMLKLPDTAFCAVYLQLNEGETEGLRARYELHNTLPGEFVSLNAKEAVILYYIGRDEGHDPSFLVKELQGLQRISGEGVKFQSAVGRTVQTSEEIQESYQSAQQAGRYHFMYGRHAVIAYETIQSLNAEPIFFNFEHYRNALKAGDLKGVDDFLDTFVTALHKEGIQIDAAELAVLQLIAQLYQCVIELKLQHLLPHSDLFDELKKETLHETMESIRKLSSEITERMNAEGNHAHAEVIRTLKAFITDHLHEDLSLQILSKEVSLAPAYISTIFSEVTKSSFTEYVTRLRLEKAAELLIADPRLSIAAIAEQVGYRNPQYFHSKFKARFGVTPVQYRKSHKDHSDWITLEN; this comes from the coding sequence ATGAACAAATACGGTTATAAAAAGACCATATTCAACCACCTCGTTTTATCCTATACCATTCTTTCTGTTGTGCTGATCGGTACGATGGGCGGCTATTGGTACACCCAGGCTAACCGGATGATGGATCAGGAGATTGCCAAGGACAACGTTACCCGTCTGAATGCGGTCCAGTCTTTTATCGAGCAGACACTGCTGAAGAAATATGAAGATAATCTGCAGAATAAGGCCTTGTCGATCAATTTTATCCAGAGCAACGGGAACCTGAGTGTCCTGCTGTACGGAGGCTGGAAAGGAAATCTGAGCAGGGCTGCTGCTTTCAATGATGATCTAGAGTTTTTTAAAGTTGAAAATGCAGGGGTTACCAATGTGTCAGTCTATTTCCCAGGTAATGATTATGTGGTGGATGCCGACCAGTTTTATATGAACACTGCACATTCACTGGAGTCGGATTTTTATTACGAAATCAGCAGGATGCCCTTGAAGAAATGGATGTCCCGGACCAACGCGAACGGTGAGCAGGTCATCAGCTACATTATTAAGCTTCCCTATCAGATTCCGAGCGTGAAGGCAGCAGGCTATTTTATCGTTGATGTGGGTGTGAATTATCTGCAGACCGTTGTGGCTCCCATGCTCAGTTCCCGGGATGACAAGCTTCTGGTACTGGACGGGGAGGGGCAGGCGCTATTTGCTATAGGCAGCGGAAGCAGCAGGATTGATCAGGTACTGCAGGAAGTCCTTGGTTCAGATTCTTTTCAGGAAAGAAGGATGAAGGAGGACGGAGTACCGGGAGTCGTATCCCGGCTTCCGGCTGCTCATTCGGCGCATGAATGGACTTATGCCATGTACCGGCCGACCCATACGCTTGAACTTTTTACCGAGCATTTGAAAACAGGGCTTTATACCGCTTCTGCCATCATTATTTTATTCGGTCTGATCATCTCTTTCCTCTTCTCGAAGCAGCTTTATGTTCCAATCAAACAGCTGATGGCCAAAATTGGGAGCTTCCAGCCGGCGCAGCTTCATGTATCCCGTGAAAATGAGTATGTCATTATCGGCGATACCTTCTCCTTAATGAATGACAAAATTGTTGATCTCAAATGCCAGGCAAGAAAAAATGAACTGGTTAATCTGCTGCTGGGGGTCAGCCAAAGTGAAGAGCATCAGGAAATGCTCAAGCTGCCTGATACAGCCTTCTGTGCCGTATACCTTCAATTAAACGAGGGAGAGACGGAGGGGCTTAGAGCAAGGTACGAGCTGCATAATACCCTCCCGGGGGAGTTCGTTTCTTTGAATGCCAAGGAGGCAGTTATTCTATATTATATCGGAAGAGATGAAGGGCATGACCCGTCCTTTCTGGTCAAAGAACTGCAGGGGCTGCAGCGGATATCAGGCGAAGGCGTGAAATTTCAGTCGGCAGTCGGCAGGACGGTACAGACCAGCGAAGAGATTCAGGAGTCTTACCAAAGTGCGCAGCAGGCCGGCCGTTATCATTTTATGTATGGCAGACATGCGGTGATTGCCTATGAAACCATTCAGTCACTGAATGCGGAGCCGATCTTTTTTAATTTTGAGCATTACCGCAATGCGCTGAAAGCCGGCGATCTGAAGGGCGTAGATGATTTTCTGGATACCTTCGTAACCGCCCTGCATAAGGAGGGCATACAGATTGATGCGGCCGAGCTGGCAGTGCTGCAGCTGATCGCCCAGCTGTACCAGTGTGTGATTGAGCTGAAGCTCCAGCATCTGCTGCCGCACTCCGATCTGTTTGATGAGCTGAAAAAAGAGACGCTTCACGAAACGATGGAGAGCATCCGGAAGCTGTCCTCAGAAATTACCGAGCGGATGAATGCCGAAGGCAACCATGCCCATGCCGAGGTGATCCGCACTTTAAAAGCCTTTATAACGGATCACCTGCATGAGGACCTGTCCCTGCAGATTTTGTCCAAGGAAGTCTCGCTGGCGCCTGCTTATATCTCTACAATATTTAGTGAGGTTACCAAAAGCTCATTCACCGAATATGTTACCAGGCTGCGTCTGGAAAAGGCTGCCGAGCTGCTGATTGCCGATCCGCGGCTGTCCATAGCGGCGATTGCCGAGCAGGTCGGCTACCGGAACCCGCAGTATTTTCATAGTAAATTCAAAGCGCGGTTCGGTGTCACACCCGTCCAATACCGCAAATCGCATAAGGATCATTCAGACTGGATTACTTTAGAGAACTAA
- a CDS encoding glycosyl hydrolase family 28 protein, translated as MGTWRHARTQPVSLWREERGDVLTENWIQLYPAPEGAVHNSDFSVRVRIPGGKWKSLFSYNVKVDMHNVRNASMVMFDCSGTVEIEVEHAQEVIREAVIRPQSAGLSGTINGRRLSFAIDGPRLLSVEINGDRFHNLHIFANPPEDPLPEAGRGEVILLEPGLHHTADIQKQLEHSPNTAVRKSIIFGPGIHQLDEPLLQLPSCTSVFIPGGAVVYGGLVCSGVHDVTVTGRGILYMSDFAKTTYYRGFEIKYSRNIRVDGITVIDPPHYTVLLGQSEQIRISNLKSFSTRGWCDGIDMMACRDVTVEGGFLRTSDDCIAVYASRGEFQGDTRDVKVSSCVLWADVAHPVNIGTHGNHEGEGDVIGNISFSDIDILEHHEPQPDYWGCLAINGGDNNTIRNVSFEDIRIESFELGELFNLRVLQNEKYNPAPGKRIEGVRFKNIRFEGTCLNPSHIEGYDETRAVEDVTFENVTVNGSPFQLKEPYIIIGDHARRIRVL; from the coding sequence GTGGGGACATGGAGACATGCCCGAACACAGCCGGTTTCCTTATGGCGGGAGGAGCGGGGAGATGTGTTAACCGAAAACTGGATTCAGTTGTACCCGGCACCGGAAGGGGCCGTACACAACTCCGATTTCTCAGTCCGGGTCCGAATTCCCGGAGGGAAATGGAAGTCCTTGTTCAGCTACAACGTAAAGGTGGATATGCACAATGTACGCAATGCATCCATGGTCATGTTCGACTGCTCCGGGACGGTTGAAATCGAAGTGGAGCATGCACAGGAGGTCATCCGCGAAGCTGTAATCCGTCCGCAATCAGCAGGTTTGTCCGGCACAATTAACGGGCGCCGCCTTTCGTTTGCGATAGACGGGCCAAGACTGCTGTCGGTTGAGATCAATGGCGACCGGTTTCATAATCTGCATATTTTTGCAAATCCGCCGGAGGATCCGCTGCCTGAAGCCGGCAGAGGTGAGGTCATCCTTCTGGAGCCGGGATTACATCACACCGCAGACATTCAGAAGCAGCTGGAACACAGCCCAAATACGGCTGTCAGGAAGAGCATTATCTTTGGGCCCGGTATTCACCAGCTGGATGAGCCGCTGCTTCAGCTCCCATCTTGCACTTCAGTATTCATCCCGGGAGGCGCTGTAGTGTATGGGGGATTGGTATGCAGCGGGGTGCACGATGTGACGGTGACAGGCAGAGGCATATTATATATGTCCGATTTTGCGAAGACAACCTATTACCGGGGATTTGAGATCAAGTATTCCCGTAATATCCGCGTCGACGGGATCACTGTAATCGATCCCCCGCACTATACGGTGCTTCTCGGACAGTCGGAGCAGATCCGCATCAGCAATCTGAAATCATTCAGCACACGCGGATGGTGCGACGGAATCGATATGATGGCCTGCCGGGATGTCACGGTAGAAGGTGGCTTTCTCCGTACATCGGATGACTGCATTGCCGTGTACGCATCGCGTGGGGAATTTCAGGGGGACACCCGGGATGTAAAGGTCAGCAGCTGCGTCCTGTGGGCGGATGTTGCCCATCCGGTGAATATCGGCACACACGGAAATCATGAAGGAGAAGGCGATGTAATCGGGAATATCAGCTTTTCGGATATCGACATTCTGGAGCACCATGAACCGCAGCCTGACTACTGGGGGTGTCTGGCGATTAACGGCGGCGATAACAATACCATCCGTAATGTAAGCTTTGAAGATATCCGGATCGAATCGTTTGAGCTCGGTGAATTGTTCAATCTCCGGGTCCTGCAGAATGAGAAATATAATCCGGCTCCGGGGAAGAGAATCGAAGGGGTCCGCTTTAAGAACATCCGCTTTGAAGGAACCTGCCTGAATCCTTCGCATATTGAAGGCTATGATGAGACGAGAGCGGTGGAGGATGTTACATTCGAGAATGTAACGGTTAACGGCAGTCCGTTTCAACTTAAGGAGCCTTACATCATTATTGGCGATCATGCCCGCAGGATCAGAGTTCTTTGA
- a CDS encoding ABC transporter permease subunit: protein MASTTVVTPDGKLHQTEKKSSKLAALWREYKKCRYLFLLLAPVLIWYAVFAYSPLYGIQLAFKDFRIMDGIWGSPWVGLKHFKFLFLQSPDFFKILGNTVIISMYHIVFGFPAPIILALLINEIRSSKFKKVAQSLTYLPHFFSWVILGGILITLLSPSTGVVNYLITLVGLEPVYFLGDPNYFRFTLVTSAIWKEVGWGTIIYLAALTSVSPDLYEAAVMDGANRWKQTLKITLPSILPVIVLMLILRMGGILDAGFDQILNLYSPATYEVADILDTYVYRVGLQNFQFSLTTAVGLFKNVVAFVLVLFTNYISKKLGQDGLF from the coding sequence ATGGCCTCAACAACGGTAGTCACACCGGATGGCAAACTCCACCAGACTGAGAAAAAATCATCCAAGCTGGCGGCATTATGGAGGGAATACAAAAAGTGCAGGTATTTGTTTCTGCTGCTTGCACCGGTACTGATCTGGTACGCCGTATTTGCCTATTCGCCCTTGTACGGAATACAGCTGGCATTTAAGGATTTCCGGATTATGGACGGCATCTGGGGAAGTCCCTGGGTGGGACTCAAGCATTTTAAGTTTCTGTTTCTGCAATCGCCCGACTTCTTCAAAATCCTGGGCAATACAGTAATCATCAGCATGTACCACATTGTGTTCGGTTTTCCCGCTCCCATTATACTTGCGCTTCTCATTAATGAAATCCGGTCGTCCAAGTTTAAAAAGGTAGCGCAATCGCTGACGTATTTGCCCCATTTTTTCTCCTGGGTCATTCTGGGCGGGATTCTGATCACGCTGCTTTCCCCGTCTACCGGGGTGGTGAACTACCTGATTACTTTGGTGGGACTGGAGCCGGTCTATTTTCTCGGAGATCCGAATTATTTCAGATTCACACTGGTAACCTCGGCAATCTGGAAAGAGGTGGGCTGGGGGACGATCATCTATCTGGCTGCTCTGACTAGTGTATCCCCTGATTTATATGAAGCTGCAGTTATGGACGGGGCCAACCGGTGGAAGCAGACGCTGAAAATCACCCTGCCGTCCATACTGCCGGTTATCGTGCTCATGCTGATTTTGCGTATGGGGGGAATCCTGGACGCGGGCTTTGACCAGATTCTGAACCTGTACTCACCGGCCACCTATGAAGTGGCGGATATTCTGGACACCTATGTCTACCGGGTAGGCTTGCAGAACTTCCAGTTCAGTTTGACTACCGCCGTAGGGCTGTTTAAGAATGTGGTCGCTTTTGTACTGGTGCTGTTCACCAATTATATTTCGAAGAAGCTGGGACAGGACGGATTATTCTGA
- a CDS encoding family 43 glycosylhydrolase: protein MNETITNPVVLQRADPHIYRHSDGYYYFTASVPEYDRIELRRAETIGGLAASEPVVIWKKHLKGIMSGYVWAPEIHYIAGRWYVYFSAGSDDEPFAQRLYVLENESANPLEGNWEEKGRIYTAWDTFSLDATTFEHNGVQYLVWAQTDPSIQGNSSLFISKMANPWTLEGGQTVLTRPEYDWEIIGYRVNEGAAVLKKNGSIFLTYSASATNHHYCMGMLTAREDSDLLDAASWTKSPVPVFTSSEENGQYGPGHNSFTVSADGQQHLLVYHARNYKEITGDPLFDPNRHTRVQPVEWDEVGRLVLGVPVPDGQDVSI, encoded by the coding sequence ATGAACGAAACGATTACCAATCCTGTAGTCCTCCAGCGGGCAGATCCGCACATTTACCGGCACAGTGACGGTTATTACTACTTTACGGCCTCGGTTCCCGAGTATGACCGGATTGAGCTCCGCAGAGCAGAGACCATCGGCGGGCTGGCCGCCAGCGAGCCTGTTGTGATCTGGAAGAAGCACCTGAAGGGAATTATGAGCGGCTATGTATGGGCACCGGAAATTCACTATATCGCCGGCAGATGGTATGTGTATTTCTCGGCAGGCAGTGACGATGAGCCTTTTGCACAGCGCCTGTATGTGCTGGAGAACGAATCAGCGAATCCGCTGGAAGGAAACTGGGAAGAGAAGGGCAGGATTTACACGGCCTGGGATACCTTCTCGCTGGACGCTACCACCTTCGAACATAACGGAGTGCAGTATCTCGTGTGGGCGCAGACAGATCCGTCGATTCAGGGGAATTCAAGCCTGTTTATCTCGAAGATGGCCAATCCGTGGACACTGGAGGGCGGGCAGACCGTACTGACCCGGCCGGAATACGACTGGGAAATCATCGGATACCGCGTGAACGAAGGGGCTGCGGTGCTGAAAAAGAACGGCAGCATTTTCTTGACGTACTCCGCCAGTGCCACCAATCACCATTACTGCATGGGAATGCTGACAGCGCGGGAGGACAGCGACTTACTGGATGCAGCTTCCTGGACCAAGTCTCCGGTTCCTGTCTTTACGTCAAGTGAAGAGAACGGCCAGTATGGTCCGGGACATAACAGCTTTACGGTATCCGCAGACGGACAGCAGCACCTGCTTGTCTATCACGCCAGAAACTACAAGGAGATCACTGGAGATCCCTTGTTTGATCCGAACCGCCATACCCGTGTCCAGCCAGTGGAGTGGGATGAAGTCGGACGGCTGGTCTTAGGCGTGCCGGTTCCGGATGGACAGGATGTAAGTATTTAA
- a CDS encoding carbohydrate ABC transporter permease has translation MKLGKGDMIFQIFLITFMVILCIIMLYPFVHMLSVSFSTPAESLRLGIHLYPKEFSLYAWERVLGKDDIWTGFGNTVFRTVVGTVCSVVFMSMGAYPLSRKYLPHRNVFTLLIVFTMFFGGGLIPTYFLIKNLGLLDTRAVYILPGLVSTFSMLILRNFFQAIPDELEDSAKIDGANDLRILFQIVMPLSLPVLATLSLWSAVGHWNAWFDAVLYIQDPDKQVLTTFLRRVVITGEDLSMYASNTTNTALGYQEPIKAATLMFTALPIIVLYPFLQKYFVKGTMVGSLKG, from the coding sequence GTGAAATTAGGCAAAGGGGATATGATTTTTCAGATTTTTCTGATTACCTTTATGGTGATTCTGTGCATTATCATGCTGTATCCGTTCGTTCATATGTTATCGGTCTCCTTCAGCACACCTGCCGAGTCCTTAAGATTAGGAATTCATTTGTATCCGAAGGAGTTTTCCCTGTATGCCTGGGAGCGGGTGCTCGGAAAAGACGATATCTGGACCGGCTTCGGCAATACCGTCTTCAGAACCGTTGTCGGTACGGTATGCTCTGTTGTATTTATGTCGATGGGGGCCTATCCGCTTTCGAGAAAATATCTGCCGCACCGCAATGTGTTTACGCTGCTGATCGTGTTCACGATGTTTTTCGGGGGCGGGCTCATTCCCACCTATTTTTTGATCAAAAATCTCGGGCTGCTGGATACGCGGGCGGTATATATTTTGCCGGGACTGGTCAGCACCTTCTCCATGCTCATTCTGCGTAATTTCTTTCAGGCGATCCCGGATGAGCTGGAGGACTCGGCCAAAATTGACGGAGCGAATGACCTGCGTATTCTGTTCCAGATTGTGATGCCGCTGTCGCTCCCGGTTCTGGCTACGCTGTCTTTGTGGTCAGCGGTGGGGCACTGGAATGCCTGGTTTGACGCCGTCTTGTATATCCAGGACCCTGACAAGCAAGTCCTGACCACCTTTTTGCGCAGAGTTGTCATTACAGGTGAAGACCTATCCATGTATGCTTCCAATACGACCAACACCGCTCTCGGGTATCAGGAGCCGATTAAGGCAGCTACGCTGATGTTCACGGCTTTGCCGATCATCGTTCTCTATCCGTTCCTGCAAAAGTATTTTGTGAAAGGCACGATGGTAGGATCGCTTAAGGGTTAA
- a CDS encoding extracellular solute-binding protein, whose protein sequence is MNKKSWLTGMAALLLGTSLIGSGCSNNGNNASPSSAPAEPEAEAPIEIIWANNWNAPEGDDSYVQQFLEQKFNVKISNVKFETGTWKEQLGVMLASGNIPDVLAVDGTVGDMVQWADQGVIASIPVEEIKQYMPAYVADVESIDPNAWDAGSYNGKNWGVPKVWSNGSTGFMPAYNGQWLKAIGYNGAPKDLNELEDVLTKFTTGDPDGNGKKDTFGMTGRGKDAQTQMFNSVFAAFGVNPFQFKLGKDGKVEYGAITEEARQGLKLLSKWFEAGIIDPEFVTDDNGSIQNKFISLRTGMFDTGMWHHLYKDGYFGQVSADKGIELVPGTPLTGPDGKKYALSNGALQPPIFFGAQLEKDDQKRQKILEILEYVATDKEGYLTTVFGKEGVTYNLDGDLAVMVEEPEETLAALGVGFYNPLGGKVEAMTKYHFSAEKIAFRDQYTKIEGLTVLTDLMQSTVMTTKAQYETILNTLQTQYYIKAITGEADTDKAFDDFKAQWLKSGGQAELDEAQKIYEERSK, encoded by the coding sequence ATGAACAAAAAGTCATGGTTAACCGGGATGGCCGCATTGCTGCTGGGCACATCTCTGATTGGAAGCGGATGCAGTAACAACGGGAACAATGCTTCCCCGTCCAGTGCGCCGGCCGAGCCGGAAGCAGAAGCGCCGATTGAAATCATATGGGCCAACAACTGGAATGCTCCGGAAGGCGACGACAGCTATGTGCAGCAATTTCTGGAGCAGAAATTCAATGTCAAAATCAGTAATGTCAAATTTGAAACGGGAACCTGGAAAGAACAGCTCGGGGTTATGCTTGCTTCCGGCAACATTCCCGATGTGCTGGCGGTCGATGGAACAGTGGGGGATATGGTGCAGTGGGCGGATCAGGGTGTAATTGCCAGCATACCGGTAGAGGAGATCAAACAATATATGCCCGCCTATGTGGCGGATGTCGAAAGCATTGATCCCAATGCCTGGGACGCGGGCAGCTATAACGGCAAGAACTGGGGAGTTCCCAAGGTCTGGTCCAATGGAAGCACAGGCTTTATGCCCGCCTACAACGGACAATGGCTGAAAGCAATCGGGTATAACGGGGCTCCTAAAGATCTGAACGAGCTTGAGGATGTATTAACCAAGTTTACCACCGGCGATCCGGACGGCAACGGCAAAAAGGACACCTTCGGCATGACGGGCCGCGGCAAGGATGCCCAGACACAGATGTTTAACTCCGTTTTCGCCGCCTTCGGGGTGAATCCGTTCCAGTTCAAGCTGGGCAAGGACGGCAAAGTGGAATACGGCGCGATTACGGAAGAGGCGAGACAAGGACTGAAGCTTCTCAGCAAATGGTTCGAAGCCGGAATTATCGATCCCGAGTTCGTCACCGATGACAACGGCTCCATACAGAACAAGTTCATCAGCCTGCGGACAGGGATGTTCGATACCGGCATGTGGCATCATCTGTATAAAGACGGATATTTCGGCCAGGTATCCGCCGACAAGGGAATTGAACTGGTGCCGGGGACTCCGCTCACCGGGCCGGACGGCAAAAAATATGCCCTGTCTAACGGCGCATTGCAGCCGCCTATCTTTTTCGGAGCCCAGCTGGAGAAGGATGATCAGAAAAGACAAAAGATACTGGAAATTCTCGAATATGTCGCAACAGACAAGGAGGGTTATCTGACCACAGTGTTCGGCAAGGAGGGGGTAACCTATAATCTGGACGGCGATCTGGCGGTTATGGTTGAGGAACCTGAGGAGACCCTGGCTGCTTTGGGTGTAGGCTTCTATAACCCGCTTGGCGGCAAGGTGGAAGCTATGACAAAGTATCATTTTTCAGCCGAAAAAATCGCTTTCCGTGACCAATATACCAAAATTGAGGGCCTGACTGTGCTTACAGATCTGATGCAATCGACGGTAATGACCACCAAAGCACAGTATGAGACCATCCTGAACACGCTTCAGACCCAATATTATATCAAGGCCATCACCGGAGAAGCTGACACGGATAAGGCTTTTGATGACTTTAAAGCCCAGTGGCTGAAATCCGGCGGACAAGCGGAGCTTGATGAAGCCCAGAAGATTTATGAAGAACGCAGCAAGTAA
- a CDS encoding RICIN domain-containing protein, whose protein sequence is MKKLSLIMIILALVAGISGLPAVTKAEAASAAPFSHPGLLHSQADFDRMKQMVNAGTQPYLDGWNQLIASPLSQAGWTPRATSTIIRGGTGDNVALLYNDVARAYQNALRWKISGSTANGDTARDILNAWSSTLTAVSGNADRYLASGLYGYELANAAELMRDYPGFNVTQMQEMLINVFYKPLNERFLIGNEYGQDHNDAYIQNYWANWDLANMAAAVAIGIFCDRRDIYETGIEYYKNGAGNGSIYNAIPFLHPDGLAQWQEAGRDQAHTQLGVGLMATIAEMAWHQGDDLYGWANNRFLRAAEYVAKYNNGGNVPFAAYEWGTGTNGAVQTHTAVSSASRNEYRPVWEMIYNHYANRQGLPVPNIAARAALSRPEGGANPQYPSTFDQLGFGTLLYTRPAGSGGSAALPDGNVPDGIYRFSVRLDGKAMEANGTANNSPVRKSTYTGAVSQQWNVTHLGGGQYSITNMQSGLSLEVASGSLEHGAKFQLYTANGKDHQKFAFIPAGRGYYRITPVHSNKPADVISASAAEGALIDQWRYTLGNHQQWRLEPVSVNVRLQSFNFPDRYIRHSSYRARLDAGMISPVQDAQFRMVPGLADAGGLSFQSVNYPDRYLRVRSNGEVWLDLKDNTAGFNSDATFRRTAGLADPQLSSYQMWADQTRYLRHSNYLLYAQAASGTTFNADVTYTEAAP, encoded by the coding sequence ATGAAAAAATTATCATTAATCATGATTATCCTGGCGCTGGTGGCCGGCATAAGCGGACTTCCTGCCGTAACGAAAGCGGAAGCGGCTTCTGCCGCCCCTTTCTCCCATCCCGGCCTGCTGCATTCGCAGGCAGACTTCGACCGCATGAAACAAATGGTGAATGCCGGTACCCAGCCTTATCTGGACGGCTGGAACCAGCTGATAGCCAGTCCGCTCTCCCAAGCCGGCTGGACTCCGCGGGCCACCTCTACTATTATCCGCGGCGGCACCGGGGATAACGTAGCGCTGCTGTACAACGATGTTGCCCGTGCTTACCAGAATGCCCTGCGGTGGAAAATCAGCGGCAGTACGGCTAATGGTGACACTGCCCGGGATATTCTAAATGCCTGGTCGTCCACGCTTACTGCAGTCTCCGGCAATGCCGACCGTTACCTGGCTTCCGGCCTGTATGGTTACGAGCTGGCCAATGCGGCAGAACTCATGCGGGATTACCCTGGCTTTAATGTAACGCAAATGCAGGAGATGCTGATCAATGTCTTTTACAAGCCTCTTAACGAACGCTTCCTGATCGGCAATGAATACGGGCAGGATCATAATGACGCCTATATCCAGAACTACTGGGCCAACTGGGACCTGGCCAATATGGCCGCGGCTGTCGCCATTGGAATCTTCTGCGACCGCCGGGATATCTACGAGACCGGCATAGAGTATTACAAGAACGGTGCCGGTAACGGCTCCATCTATAACGCGATTCCGTTTCTGCATCCGGACGGTTTAGCCCAGTGGCAGGAAGCGGGACGCGACCAGGCGCACACCCAGCTTGGCGTCGGTTTAATGGCCACCATCGCCGAAATGGCCTGGCATCAGGGAGATGATTTATATGGATGGGCGAATAACCGCTTCCTGCGAGCTGCCGAATATGTGGCCAAATACAATAATGGCGGTAACGTGCCGTTTGCAGCTTATGAATGGGGCACCGGCACAAATGGTGCAGTCCAGACCCATACTGCTGTGAGCAGTGCCAGCCGCAATGAGTACCGTCCCGTCTGGGAGATGATCTATAACCATTATGCCAACAGACAGGGGCTGCCAGTACCGAATATCGCTGCCCGCGCTGCACTCTCCAGACCGGAAGGCGGGGCCAATCCGCAGTATCCCTCGACCTTTGACCAGCTCGGCTTTGGAACACTGCTCTACACCCGGCCAGCCGGCTCCGGCGGGTCAGCTGCTCTTCCGGACGGTAATGTCCCGGATGGTATTTACCGGTTCAGCGTACGTCTTGACGGTAAAGCTATGGAAGCAAACGGTACGGCAAACAACTCACCGGTTCGGAAATCAACCTATACGGGAGCTGTCAGCCAGCAGTGGAATGTAACCCATCTCGGCGGCGGCCAGTACAGCATAACCAATATGCAGAGCGGGCTGTCACTGGAAGTAGCCAGCGGTTCTCTGGAGCATGGCGCCAAATTCCAGCTGTACACAGCCAACGGCAAAGACCATCAGAAATTCGCCTTTATTCCTGCCGGCAGGGGGTATTACCGGATTACTCCTGTTCATTCCAACAAGCCGGCCGATGTCATCAGCGCATCCGCCGCAGAGGGAGCCCTAATCGATCAATGGAGATACACGCTTGGCAATCACCAGCAGTGGCGGCTGGAACCGGTATCCGTGAATGTGCGTCTGCAATCTTTTAACTTTCCGGACCGTTACATCCGGCACAGCAGCTATCGCGCCCGGCTCGATGCCGGGATGATCTCCCCCGTTCAGGATGCCCAATTCAGAATGGTCCCCGGTCTGGCTGATGCCGGCGGCTTGTCGTTTCAGTCTGTCAATTATCCGGACCGCTATCTGCGGGTCCGTTCAAACGGGGAAGTATGGCTGGACCTGAAGGACAACACGGCAGGCTTCAACAGTGATGCCACCTTCCGTCGCACAGCCGGCCTGGCTGATCCGCAGCTGTCTTCTTATCAGATGTGGGCTGATCAGACCCGGTATTTGCGCCACTCCAATTACCTGCTGTATGCGCAGGCGGCATCCGGTACCACGTTCAATGCAGATGTAACCTATACCGAAGCTGCTCCTTAA